The Nitrosococcus watsonii C-113 genome includes the window CATCTTTTTTATAGCCAGTTATTTTTTCAAAGGCTTCATTAACATAAACAAGTGGGTTATCCTCCTGATCAGGATCGGTTAGCGATACTCCATTTACGCAGGAGTCCAGAATTTGCGATAAAACTCGAGGGATAAGCCCCTCATCTTTTTCAACAATAAAAGGCATAATTGGCATGTTTTTTCCTCCTTCCAGAACGAGGGGGGGTATTTCACCACTTGAAAACGACCCTTCAGCAACAGGCTTTGCTTTCTCCATAGAATAATCTATATAAGAGCGTATTTTTTGAAACTACTCATGAATGTTGGCAGAATTGATAGATTACGTTGTTTTTTCTTCGAGCAACCCTTTTAAATTATGCACCGTACTGTTGGTGCCTCCCCGAATAGCCGCCTCAATAAGTTTTTCAAAGGGCCGCATAAAAAAATCAATCTTTAATAACTCGAAGGTAAAGCTAATTCGTGTCGTCTGCTCGAGAGATGCAAAATCATAAATCACTCGAAAGGGTGTCTGAGCAGTCCCCTCGCAACAAAAACACCGGTTGGGTTCAAATCTGGTAACACGGAAAGTAGACTCGGTGCGTCGTCCCTGATCTTTTCTTACCTGCCGCCCTAACGTGCCCTCGCCTACCGGTCCATCAGAAAGCTGCTCTAATTCTATAACCTCGGGAGACCATTTAGGATAATTGCTGAAGAAATCCACCGATATAAACTGGAACACATCATCGATAGGCCGGGCTATCACAATGCTTGATTGGGCGCTAATCATGCTCAGGCTCCTACCTCGCTGTGTAAATGGTAGTCATTAGGCGACCGGTATCGAATCGGATAGTAACGTATCTACACCGATGCTTGCTACAAAATAGTCGACTTTACAACTATTTTTTCTTACTCTTCAAGTATTATTGCCTTAACCTGTTGCGCTCCTGGCCGAATAAGAACGAATAGTGGAATAATTCTGGAGCAAAAAAAGATGCCTTCTCTCTTTGCCGCGATTTTTATGGGTGCCTTACTATTTTCAGCTAATCCAAGCTTTGCTAAATCATGGGACTTGTTTCCCCGATCACCAGCGCTAGCGCAAGATATTCGTTTCTGGACCCGGGTTTATACCGAAATCGATAATAATCATGGCTTTATTCATGACAACCGGCACCTTA containing:
- a CDS encoding SRPBCC family protein, translated to MISAQSSIVIARPIDDVFQFISVDFFSNYPKWSPEVIELEQLSDGPVGEGTLGRQVRKDQGRRTESTFRVTRFEPNRCFCCEGTAQTPFRVIYDFASLEQTTRISFTFELLKIDFFMRPFEKLIEAAIRGGTNSTVHNLKGLLEEKTT